CCGCTTATGCTTCGATGGATTCAAAAAATGGTGCGCCCGGAGAGATTCGAACTCCCGACCACCAAGTTCGTAGCCTGGTACTCTATCCAACTGAGCTACGGGCGCACACTTAAAACCTTAGACCCGGTGGAGACCGCTGTGAAGCGTTACCGCCGTGTCGAGAAGCGGAATTATTCAGATATCCGGGGTGGGCGTCAACACTTTTTTGAAACTTTTTTTCTCGCAACCGTAACAGTCGGGTTAATTGGACGGCTAAATAGTTGTCGCATGGGGGTTTGAGCCGCTAGATGGGCAAGATGTCGCGGCTCTGGGAGCGACAGCTCAGAGGCGGCGTCAGAGGCATCGCGCGCAAGCGCGCTCCTACATGAGCGTGAGCCAGTCAACGCGTAGGCGTCTTATGAGTGGGCAGAACGAAGAAGGGCGGCCACTGGCCGCCCTTCCCTCTTACAGCTGCGTCGCTGGCTTCCCGACCTTGTCGGGCGCCGAGCCGGCGTCGCCACGCGGCGGTGGCGGCGGGGGCGTGGAACCCGGCTTCTGCCAGTCAGCCGGCGGGCCAGGCTCGCGGCCATTCATGATGTCGTCGATCTGGCGTGCGTCGATCGTCTCGTACTGGAGCAGCGCCTCCGCCATGACGTGCAGCTTGTCGATGTTGGTGGTGAGCAGCTCCTTGCTGCGCGCGTAAGCGCGGTCAAGGATCGTGCGCACCACTTCGTCGATCTTGCGTGCCGTCTCGTTGGAGACGCTCTTGTGCTGCGTGACAGAGCGCCCGATGAAGACCTCGTCTTCCTCTTCGCCATACATCACGGGGCCCAGCTCATCGGAAAGGCCCCACTTAGTGGCCATGTTGCGCGCCATCTTGGTGGCACGCTCGATATCGTTGGATGCACCGGTCGTGATCTTGTCCACGCCGAAGATGATCTCTTCCGCGACACGACCGCCATAGAGCGACGCCAGCTGCGATTCGATCGCGACCTTATTCAGGCTGTACCGATCGCCTTCTGGCAGGTACATCGTGACGCCCAGCGCTCGGCCACGCGGAATGATCGTGACCTTGTAGACCGGATCGTGTTCTGGCACCAGGCGGCCAATGATGGCGTGGCCGGCTTCGTGATAGGCGGTGAGCTTCTTCTCTTCGTCGTTCATCGCCATGGAGCGACGCTCGGCGCCCATCAGGATCTTGTCGCGGGCGCGGTCCATGTGGCTCATGCGCACTTCGCGGGCGTTCTCGCGCGCCGCAAACAGCGCAGCCTCATTCACGAGATTGGCGAGATCCGCGCCGGAGAAACCCGGCGTGCCGCGCGCGATGGTCATGGCATCGACATCGGCCGCGGTCGGCACCTTGCGCATGTGCACCTTGAGGATCTGCTCACGGCCCTTGACGTCCGGCAGGCCAACCACGACCTGGCGATCGAAGCGGCCCGGACGCAGCAGCGCCGGATCGAGCACGTCCGGACGGTTGGTCGCGGCGATGACAATGATGCCTTCCGTGCCTTCGAAGCCGTCCATCTCGACCAGCAGCTGGTTCAGGGTCTGCTCGCGCTCGTCGTGACCGCCACCCATGCCGGCGCCACGGTGGCGGCCGACGGCGTCGATTTCGTCGATGAAGATGATGCAGGGTGCGTGCTTCTTGGCCTGCTCGAACATGTCGCGGACACGGCTGGCGCCGACACCCACGAACATCTCAACGAAGTCCGAACCGGAGATCGAGAAGAACGGGACCTTGGCTTCGCCGGCAATGGCCTTGGCCAGCAGGGTCTTGCCGGTGCCGGGCGGACCGACCATCAGGACGCCGCGCGGGATCTTGCCGCCCAGCTTCTGGAACTTGCCCGGATCGCGGAGGAACTCGACCAGCTCGCCCACTTCTTCCTTGGCCTCGTCACACCCGGCCACGTCGGTGAAGTTGACCTTGACCTGGTCCTCGCCCTGCAGCTTGGCGCGCGAGCGGCCGAAGCTCATGGCGCCACGACCACCCGAGCCCGCCTGCATCTGGCGCATGAACCAGATAAGGACGGCGACGAAGATAATGATGGGCAGCCAGTTGAATAGCAGGCCGATCAGCGAGAAGCCGTTATCGGCAGGCTCCTGGCGCAGTTCGACGCCCTTGTCGCGCATCTGCTTGACGAGGTCGCTGGTCGACAGGCCGACCACCGGCACCACGGTGCGGTAGCTGCCACCATCCTTCAGCTTGCCCGTGATGGTGGGCGGGGCCGACGAGGTGATCGTGCCGCTGGCGACGTTGCCGTTATCGACTTGCTGGGCAAACGCCGTGTAGGACATGTCCTGCGACGATCCGCTGTGCGGATTGAAGGTCTGGAACACGGTTAGGAGGACCACCGCGATGATCAGCCACAGCAACAGGTTTTTAGCCATCTCATTCATGCGCGGTTCTCGCCAGGTTGCCGGGACGCGGATTTGAGGCCGGTCGCCAGCGCATAGACCTCTCGCGAACGCGCGCGGGAGGCCTTCGGTTTACGCATCGTCACGCGACTGAAGTCAGCGCGCAAGTTCTTTAGGTACTCGTCGAAACCGGCCCCCTGGAACAGTTTCACCAGGAACGACCCGCCGGGTGTCAGCCAATCGAGGGCAAACTGCCGGGCAAGGTCGCAAAGATCCATGGCGCGGATCTGGTCCGCGAGGGCCACACCCGACATATTGGGGGCCATGTCGGACAGGACAAGATCGACCTTTTGCCCGCCCAGCATGCTTTCCAGCTCACGCAGCACGCTTTCTTCACGGAAATCGCCCTGCATGAAATCCACGCCGGACAAGCCGACCATCGGCAGGATGTCCAGGGCGATGACCTTGCCGGATTCCCCAAGGCGCTGGCGGGCCAGCTGCGACCAACCGCCCGGGGCGGCGCCCAGGTCGACGATGGTCATGCCGGGCTTGATCAGGCGATCTTTCTCAAGAACCTCTTCCAGCTTGAACACGGCGCGCGAACGCATCCCCTCGGCCTGGGCCCGCTTGACGTAGGGGTCGTCGAAATGCTCCTTGAGCCAGCGGGAGCTGCTTTTACTGCGTGCCATTGGCCGGGTAATCCGCCAGATAAAGAAGAGAGGGGGGCACGCATGATACCCTTTGGGGCATCTCCCCCGCGAATCGAACCTGAACGCAATGTCGCTCTCCCCTACGCAGCGCCGCTACCTCCGCAGCCTGGCGCACGACCTTTCCCCGGTCATCCTGCTTGGCAACAAGGGCGCCACCGACGCCGTGGCCAAGGAACTGGGCAACGCCCTCGACCAGCACGAACTGGTAAAGGTGAAGCTGTCGGGGGGTGACAAGGAAGAGCGCCAGGCCCAGATCGCGTTCCTCACCGGCGAGACCCGTGCCGAGACCGTCCAGGAAATCGGCCACGTGGTGGTCCTGTTCCGCCGCAACGAACAGGATCCGAAGCTCGCCCTGCCCCGGTAAGCCTCCATGGATCTCACGCTCGACCGCCCCGGCGAATACCTTTTCGTACGCCGGGTCAGCGCGGACACCATCACCGTGGTGGATCGCGACTTTCATAGCAGCCTGCTGCTCATGCCCGAGCAGGTCGTCGAAGACTGGGGCATCACCGATGCGAAGCAGATGAGCCTGGCCGATGTGGAAACCATCGCCGCCCTGAAGCCCGAGATCGTGATCGTCGGCACCGGCGAACGGCAAGTGTTCCCGCCGGCCGAAGTGATGGCGGGCTTCCTGCGCCGCGGTATCGGCGTCGAAGCCATGACCAGCGGCTCGGCCGCTCGCACCTACAGCCTCCTATCCGGCGAGGGTCGCCGGGTCCTGGTTGCTTTCATCCTGCCCAAGCAAGGCTAAAACCGATGCGTATCCTGGTCCTTGGCGCCGGCGGGACCGGCGGTTACTTCGGCGGGCGCCTCGCCCAGGCCGGCGTCGACGTCACCTTCCTGGTACGCCCGCCGCGCGCGCAGGTCCTGGATGAGCAAGGCCTCGTCATTCGCAGCCCGTTCGGGGACGCGTCACTTAAGGTGAAGCACGTCACGGCGGAAACCGTCGCCGACGCCGGCGCCTTCGATCTCGTACTGCTTTCGTGCAAAGCCTACGACCTGCACTCCGCCATCGAATCGATCGACCCGGCAGTGGGCGAGCACACGGCCGTCTTGCCCATCCTCAACGGCCTCGCCCACTACGCCACGCTCGATGCCCGCTTCGGTCCGGACAAGGTGATCGGTGGCATGTGTGTCATCAGCGCCGGGAAGGGTCCCAACGGCGAAATCATCCACTACGGCAACGGTGCATCGGTCACCTTCGGCGAGCGTGATGGCGAGGCCCACGGGGATCGCTGCCAGGCCCTGGCGCAGGCGTTCGCCCAGGCCAGGGTCGATCACGTCCATTCCACGGACATCACCCGCGACCTGTGGGCGAAATTCACCTTCCTCACGGCGCTGGCCGGGGGCACCTGCCTGTTTCGCGCCAGCATCGGCGATATCGTCGGTACGGACGATGGCCGGCGCCTGGTCGAGCAGCTCTACGATGAATGCCTTGCCGTAGCGCGAGCATCCGGCCAGCCCGTACCGGATCAGGCGCGGGCCATGGCATGGAAGGTGTTGACCCAGGAGGGCTCGCCACTGACGGCCTCGATGCTGCGCGACCTGGAGTCGGGGCAGAAGATCGAGGGCGACCATATCGTGGGTGACATGCTGCGTCGGGCGCATGCACAAGGGATCAAGGCGCCCATGCTGGAGACGGCGTGGGCGCATTTGCAGGCGTTCGAAGCGCGGAAGGCGCGCTCGAGCTGAGGCGCTGATCGCGCACAAGCGCGCTCCTACAAAACCACCACCGCGAGCCCGCCGCCCGCGACGCCCGCGGCCCTCTTACTTCGCCGGCAGGAACTGCAGTGGGTCTACCGGGTTGCCATCGCGGCGAATCTGGAACTGAAGTTCGTCGCGCGTGGCGCCCGATGAACCCATCTCCGCCACGGTCTGGCCGGCCTTCACCTTCTCGCCCTCCTTTACCAGGCGCTTTCGGTTATGGCCGTAGGCGGAAAGGAAGCTGTCGCTATGCTTGATGATGACCAGCTCGCCGTAGCCGACCAGCCCGTTGCCGCTGTACACGACGACGCCATCCGCGGCCGCACGGACCGGATCGCCTGATTTGCCACCAATCTCGATACCAGGAATGGCATCGCCCGAGGCGAACCGCTTGATCAGGGTGCCGTCGGCCGGCCAGCGCCATGTGATGCCGCCGGCATTGCGGGTAGCACCGCTGGCGATGATAGGCGTCGACGCAGGCGGGTTCTCCACCGGGGGCGGCGGTGCAGACGGCGTCGCTGCAGCGGCCGCGGCCGCCGTAGGCGACGGGACCACCGATTCAGCGGGCTTGCCCGCAACCACCACCGGCGTGTTCGTGGTTGTCGCCGGGGCGGGCGCCGATTCAGCCTCGGTCACGCTCTGGAACCCCGGCTGCGGCGAAGGTGCCGTCGCCGAAGGCGTACTTGCGGGGTGCGCAGGCGGCGGCACAGCGGCAACCACAGGTGCCGCGTGCGAGGGGGCAGGCGCCGACGACGCCACCCGACCCTGGTCCGGCGGCGACAGGCGCAGATCCTGGCCCGGCCAGATCGTGTAGGACGAATCGACGTTGTTCCAGCTGGCCAGGTCGCGGAAATCGACCTTGTTTCGGAACGCGATGCTGTAGAGCGTATCGCCCTTCACCACGCGGTACGTGCCACCCGGCGGCGGTGGCGTCGGGGTAGCCGCGTGCGGTGACGGTGAGGCGTACCCGGCGGGACGGGTCACCACCACGGTATGGCGAGTGGGATCCAGATCGCTGCAACCGGCGGCAAGGAGAACCATGCCAGCGGCCGCGGCCAGTGCCAGCGGGCGAAGCGTACGCATCGCGGGTTTCCTTTCTCGGTCGCTCATCGCAGCAGGAACCACCAGGCAGCCAGGAGGATGATGGCTACGATAACAGCCCAGCCGATCCACTCGATGTGTTTGCGCAGCATCTGCTCCGCCCGTTCACCAAATATCCGGACAAGCAGCGCCAGCAGCCACACGCGCTTGCCGCGGCCAATAAGCATGCAGAGCAGAAACGGCAGGATGGGCACGCCAACGATGCCGGAAGCCCAGGTAACAAACTTCATGGGCACGACCGGCTGCAACGCCGCCATGGCCAGCACGATGTACAGGCCCAGGGCGTGGGCCTGCATATCCTTGCGGAGGTTGGCCACGCCCTCTTCGATATGCGCCAGGAGGTGCAGGGACTCCAGCAGCGGCTTCAGCGCTTCGTAGGCAAAGTGACCCAGCGCGTACCCCACCAACGAGCCAAGCAATGAAAACAGCAGGCTCCAGTTGGCGTAACGGAACGCCTTGCGGGGCTCCGCCAGCATCATGGGCGCCAGCATCACCTCGGGCATGATGGGGAAAATAAAGGCTTCGGCGAACGACAGGCCAGCCAGGTAGCGCACGGCGTGGCGGTGGCGCGCCCAGGCAATGGCGCGCTCGTAGAGTGATCCGAACAACCGCATTCAGCGGGCTCCCTTGAGAGTAAGGCGCATCAGCCGATGCCACCCAGAAGCGGGACGAAACTCACCGCACCAAGCTCTTCGCGGATCACTTCGCCATGGTCGTCCTTGCGCAGCCGCACGAGCACCTGCTGGCTCGGGCTGCCTACCGGCGCCACCAGCACGCCACCCGGTGCCAACTGGTCAAGGAGCTGCAGCGGAACGCGATCGCCGGCAGCGGTAAGGATGATGCCGTCGAACGGCGCGTCCGACGGCCAGCCGAGCTTTCCGTCGTCGTGGCGGGAACGCAGGTTCTCGATACCCAACTGGCGAAAGCGGCGGCGTGCCTGGCGTAGCAGCTCTTCAATCCGCTCGACGGTGTAAACGGTCGGTACGATGCCGGCGAGCACGGCCGCCTGGTAGCCCGAGCCCGTGCCGATTTCGAGCACGCGCTCGGGCACGCCGTGTTCAATCAGGGCTTCGGTCATGCGGGCCACGATCCATGGCTGCGAGATGGTCTGGCCATGGCCGATGGGCAACGCCGTGTTTTCGTACGCCCGCGAGTGCAGCGCCTGATCGATGAAATGGTGGCGCGGCAGTTGGCGGATAACCTCCAGCACGCGCTCGTCACGAATGCCTTCGTCGGCCAGCTTCGCAGCCAGGCGATCGCGGGCGCGTTGCGAGGTCATGCCTTCGCCACGCAAGGCCGACGGCGGCAAGGCGTGCAGGTTCACCATGTCACGCCGCCTCCTCGTTATCCATGGCGGCCGAGAGCGGGAGCATCCAGCTGCTCACCTTCTCCAGCGCCTGGAAACGCGTGAGGTCGGTATGAATGGGCGTTACCGAAACAAAGCCCCTGCTCACCGCGTTGAAATCGGTGCCCGGACCTTCGTCGTCGATCTTGCCGGGCGGCCCGATCCACCACATGTCACGACCGCGCGGATCCTCGGTGCGAATGGCCGGCGCCGAGCGGTGCCGCTTGCCGAGGCGAGTCACCTCAAAGCCACGGATCTCATCCCACGGCAGATCCGGGACATTCACGTTCAGGATCGTATCGGCAGGCAGCGGATCGATCACCAGGCGGCGGACCAGCATGAGCACGGCGCTGGCGGCCGACTCAAAATGGTGCCCTGAGCCTTCCTTCGTCACCAGGGATACGGCGATGGCCGGCAGACCGAGGAAGCGCCCTTCCATGGCCGCGGAAACGGTACCCGAATAAATGACATCGTCGCCCAGGTTCGCCACGTTGTTGATGCCGGAGACCACGATGTCGGTCTCGTGCTCAAGCAACCCCGATAGCGCCAGGTGAACGCAATCGGTTGGCGTACCCGCCACGCGGTAGCGGCCATCGTCCATGCGGTGCACCCGGATGGGCGCATCGAGGGTGAGCGAGTTGCTCGCACCGGAGCGGTCGCGGTCCGGGGCGACCACCGTGACGGTACCGAACCCGGCAAGACGCTCGGCCAGGATCCGGATGCCCGGAGCCTCCACGCCGTCGTCGTTGCTAACCAGAACTTGCATGCTGATCCAGATCGAAAAACGGGGCTGGCGGCCCCATGTGAAACCCAGGCCGCGCGACTGCCCAAGTCTACCGGAGCGGGGCGCGGGATTCACCGGAACCGGCTAGGATGGAGTTCATGAAACGACGCAGTCCTTCGGTACACGACGACGATAGCCGCCTGTTCCGCGAGGCGATCGGCGACGTTCGGCCCGTCGTGGCCACCGAAAGCGCGCCCGAGCGGCCCCGCCCCGATCCCGTGCCGTTCATGCGCGACGCGGACGAAGCCGCCGTGCCGGCCGATTCCTTACTGTTCGATTACGATCCGGCCGATCTCGAAGTCGGCGAAGAATTGTCGTACCTACGCGACGGCTATCCGCCCAAGTTGCTGAAACAACTCAAGCGCGGCCAGTTCAGCATCCAGGCCGATGTGGACCTTCACCAGATGAACGCCGCGGCGGCGCAACTCACCATTACGGAGTTTCTCGCCGAATGCCACCGCGATGGCATCCGCTGCGTGCGCATCATTCACGGCAAGGGCCTGCGTTCGAAAGCGGCAGGGCCCGTGCTGAAAGGGCTCACCGACAAGCTGCTACGCCGGCGTGACGATGTGGTGGCGTTCGCCTCGGCGCGACCCATGCAAGGCGGCACCGGGGCGGTGGTCGTCCTGCTCAAGCCCTGAGCGGCCGGTGTAGGAGCTGATCACACGGTGGTGGCGATCTCACGGATCACGGTCGTGGCGTACGCACCCGCCGGGAGAGCGAAGCTTACTTCCAGGGCGCCATCATCCAGCCAGCGCCAGGCGAAGTCGGCGGGCTTGAGACGCAGCGCGCGACGTTCCTGATCCATGCGTGCACCGGCCAGGCCTTCGGCCAGGTCCGCATCACGGCCAGCGATTTCCGTTTCCAGCGCGGCAACGTCGGCACCCGCAGGTGTCTCTCCCCTGCCCCATAGCGGCCCGGTCGGATGAATATCGAAGCGCGCGAGACGCTCCGCCAGCGCGTCATTGAAAGGTTCCGGCCCAAACCACGAACGCGAGCCGTCCAGGCCCCATATCTCGCCGTCCATCCCGACATCCCACGTGCCGGCCGCGACACGCTCGGCAAGCACGCCGTTGAAGATGTGCGAACGCGCGGCCGACAGCAGGATGGAGCGCTTGTCTCGATCGACCCTGCGCCCCTTGAACATGCCACGGGCCTGCTCGACGTTGTTGCCACCGAGGCCGAAGCGCTGCTCACCGAAGTAATTTGGCACGCCACGTTCGGCGATGGCCGAAAGCCGCACTTCAGCGGCCGCGCGGTCGCCTTCGACCTCGCGCAATACCAGGACGAAACGATTGCCGCGCAGCGCGCCACGCTTGATCTTGCGCGAGTGACGGCCGAGTGCCGTCAGTTTCACATCGGCGTGCGGGAACGCGCTCCAGTCCGGATCGGCCTTGCCGGGCAATTGCACGGTAAACACCTGACGGGTCACGGCATGCCGGTCCTTCATGCCAGCGTAGCCGACATTCATGGGCGATGTACCGGCGAACTTCGCCACTTCGCGTGCCACCCAATCGGTGTTGGCGCCACGCTTTTCCACGAGCACGAACGCGTGCTCGCCCGCCCCATCCGGCTCGTAGCCCAGGATCTCCTCGACGAAGAAATCCTCAGGCTGGGTGCGCAGGCGTGCACGCAACGGCGGCGCGCCAAACGCGAAAGGCAGTTCGTTCTCGGTCATCGGGTAACGCCTTTACATCAGGAACAGGGTGGCCAGGCCAAGGAAGATGAAGAAGCCACCGCTGTCGGTCATGGCCGTGATCAGGACACTGGAACCCAGTGCAGGATCCCGGCCCAGCTTGACCATCAACATGGGGATGCCCACGCCCATGAAGGCAGCGAGCAGGAGATTGAGCGTCATGGCGGCGGTCATCACCAGGCCCAGCGACGCGCTGTCGTACAACAGCCACGCAACGATACCGATGACGCCGCCCCAGACCAGGCCATTGATCAGCGCCACGCCCAGTTCCTTGCGCCAGAGGCGGCCGGCCTGGTTCACACCCACCTGCTCGAGCGCCATGGCGCGCACGATCATCGTGATGGTCTGGTTGCCGGAGTTGCCGCCGATGCCGGCCACGATAGGCATCAACGCGGCGAGCGCCACCAGCTTCTCGATCGAGTGCTCGAACAAGCCGATCACACGCGACGCGATGAAGGCCGTCACCAGGT
Above is a genomic segment from Luteibacter aegosomatissinici containing:
- the ftsH gene encoding ATP-dependent zinc metalloprotease FtsH, producing the protein MNEMAKNLLLWLIIAVVLLTVFQTFNPHSGSSQDMSYTAFAQQVDNGNVASGTITSSAPPTITGKLKDGGSYRTVVPVVGLSTSDLVKQMRDKGVELRQEPADNGFSLIGLLFNWLPIIIFVAVLIWFMRQMQAGSGGRGAMSFGRSRAKLQGEDQVKVNFTDVAGCDEAKEEVGELVEFLRDPGKFQKLGGKIPRGVLMVGPPGTGKTLLAKAIAGEAKVPFFSISGSDFVEMFVGVGASRVRDMFEQAKKHAPCIIFIDEIDAVGRHRGAGMGGGHDEREQTLNQLLVEMDGFEGTEGIIVIAATNRPDVLDPALLRPGRFDRQVVVGLPDVKGREQILKVHMRKVPTAADVDAMTIARGTPGFSGADLANLVNEAALFAARENAREVRMSHMDRARDKILMGAERRSMAMNDEEKKLTAYHEAGHAIIGRLVPEHDPVYKVTIIPRGRALGVTMYLPEGDRYSLNKVAIESQLASLYGGRVAEEIIFGVDKITTGASNDIERATKMARNMATKWGLSDELGPVMYGEEEDEVFIGRSVTQHKSVSNETARKIDEVVRTILDRAYARSKELLTTNIDKLHVMAEALLQYETIDARQIDDIMNGREPGPPADWQKPGSTPPPPPPRGDAGSAPDKVGKPATQL
- the rlmE gene encoding 23S rRNA (uridine(2552)-2'-O)-methyltransferase RlmE codes for the protein MARSKSSSRWLKEHFDDPYVKRAQAEGMRSRAVFKLEEVLEKDRLIKPGMTIVDLGAAPGGWSQLARQRLGESGKVIALDILPMVGLSGVDFMQGDFREESVLRELESMLGGQKVDLVLSDMAPNMSGVALADQIRAMDLCDLARQFALDWLTPGGSFLVKLFQGAGFDEYLKNLRADFSRVTMRKPKASRARSREVYALATGLKSASRQPGENRA
- the yhbY gene encoding ribosome assembly RNA-binding protein YhbY translates to MSLSPTQRRYLRSLAHDLSPVILLGNKGATDAVAKELGNALDQHELVKVKLSGGDKEERQAQIAFLTGETRAETVQEIGHVVVLFRRNEQDPKLALPR
- a CDS encoding Mth938-like domain-containing protein produces the protein MDLTLDRPGEYLFVRRVSADTITVVDRDFHSSLLLMPEQVVEDWGITDAKQMSLADVETIAALKPEIVIVGTGERQVFPPAEVMAGFLRRGIGVEAMTSGSAARTYSLLSGEGRRVLVAFILPKQG
- the panE gene encoding 2-dehydropantoate 2-reductase; this encodes MRILVLGAGGTGGYFGGRLAQAGVDVTFLVRPPRAQVLDEQGLVIRSPFGDASLKVKHVTAETVADAGAFDLVLLSCKAYDLHSAIESIDPAVGEHTAVLPILNGLAHYATLDARFGPDKVIGGMCVISAGKGPNGEIIHYGNGASVTFGERDGEAHGDRCQALAQAFAQARVDHVHSTDITRDLWAKFTFLTALAGGTCLFRASIGDIVGTDDGRRLVEQLYDECLAVARASGQPVPDQARAMAWKVLTQEGSPLTASMLRDLESGQKIEGDHIVGDMLRRAHAQGIKAPMLETAWAHLQAFEARKARSS
- a CDS encoding peptidoglycan DD-metalloendopeptidase family protein, which gives rise to MRTLRPLALAAAAGMVLLAAGCSDLDPTRHTVVVTRPAGYASPSPHAATPTPPPPGGTYRVVKGDTLYSIAFRNKVDFRDLASWNNVDSSYTIWPGQDLRLSPPDQGRVASSAPAPSHAAPVVAAVPPPAHPASTPSATAPSPQPGFQSVTEAESAPAPATTTNTPVVVAGKPAESVVPSPTAAAAAAATPSAPPPPVENPPASTPIIASGATRNAGGITWRWPADGTLIKRFASGDAIPGIEIGGKSGDPVRAAADGVVVYSGNGLVGYGELVIIKHSDSFLSAYGHNRKRLVKEGEKVKAGQTVAEMGSSGATRDELQFQIRRDGNPVDPLQFLPAK
- a CDS encoding YqaA family protein, which codes for MRLFGSLYERAIAWARHRHAVRYLAGLSFAEAFIFPIMPEVMLAPMMLAEPRKAFRYANWSLLFSLLGSLVGYALGHFAYEALKPLLESLHLLAHIEEGVANLRKDMQAHALGLYIVLAMAALQPVVPMKFVTWASGIVGVPILPFLLCMLIGRGKRVWLLALLVRIFGERAEQMLRKHIEWIGWAVIVAIILLAAWWFLLR
- a CDS encoding protein-L-isoaspartate(D-aspartate) O-methyltransferase, whose protein sequence is MVNLHALPPSALRGEGMTSQRARDRLAAKLADEGIRDERVLEVIRQLPRHHFIDQALHSRAYENTALPIGHGQTISQPWIVARMTEALIEHGVPERVLEIGTGSGYQAAVLAGIVPTVYTVERIEELLRQARRRFRQLGIENLRSRHDDGKLGWPSDAPFDGIILTAAGDRVPLQLLDQLAPGGVLVAPVGSPSQQVLVRLRKDDHGEVIREELGAVSFVPLLGGIG
- the surE gene encoding 5'/3'-nucleotidase SurE: MQVLVSNDDGVEAPGIRILAERLAGFGTVTVVAPDRDRSGASNSLTLDAPIRVHRMDDGRYRVAGTPTDCVHLALSGLLEHETDIVVSGINNVANLGDDVIYSGTVSAAMEGRFLGLPAIAVSLVTKEGSGHHFESAASAVLMLVRRLVIDPLPADTILNVNVPDLPWDEIRGFEVTRLGKRHRSAPAIRTEDPRGRDMWWIGPPGKIDDEGPGTDFNAVSRGFVSVTPIHTDLTRFQALEKVSSWMLPLSAAMDNEEAA
- a CDS encoding Smr/MutS family protein, coding for MKRRSPSVHDDDSRLFREAIGDVRPVVATESAPERPRPDPVPFMRDADEAAVPADSLLFDYDPADLEVGEELSYLRDGYPPKLLKQLKRGQFSIQADVDLHQMNAAAAQLTITEFLAECHRDGIRCVRIIHGKGLRSKAAGPVLKGLTDKLLRRRDDVVAFASARPMQGGTGAVVVLLKP
- the truD gene encoding tRNA pseudouridine(13) synthase TruD → MTENELPFAFGAPPLRARLRTQPEDFFVEEILGYEPDGAGEHAFVLVEKRGANTDWVAREVAKFAGTSPMNVGYAGMKDRHAVTRQVFTVQLPGKADPDWSAFPHADVKLTALGRHSRKIKRGALRGNRFVLVLREVEGDRAAAEVRLSAIAERGVPNYFGEQRFGLGGNNVEQARGMFKGRRVDRDKRSILLSAARSHIFNGVLAERVAAGTWDVGMDGEIWGLDGSRSWFGPEPFNDALAERLARFDIHPTGPLWGRGETPAGADVAALETEIAGRDADLAEGLAGARMDQERRALRLKPADFAWRWLDDGALEVSFALPAGAYATTVIREIATTV